AGAATTAGCTTCTAAGTGATGGATCTCAAAGTTTTGCAGCCCTTCACTGCCCCGGTATTTTTTCTCGCCTTGGAAAGTATTTTTTTCTTATCTGCTTTAGAAATATAATCTAATAGATAATTTGGGACAGAAAAGAATTGATAAATCCCAAGTCACATAAGGTTAAGATTGTTTATTTCCATCTATTTCAGCATTAAAGTTTATTATGACCTACTGTGCAAAAACCACTGTCAGAATGGGAAAAAAAATTACTCTAAATGACTGGTTAACTCTTAACAGTTTTGGCATGCACTAACTCATGATATATGAAAACAGTCTCCTCGGGATGTATCGGTCACACACACCTTTAGTTTGTACTCATCCAAATATTCTCCTGCTTCATCTCTAAGGTGCAATCTAATTTCAGTTCCACGACCAAGAGGTTCATTCCATACATCTTCAGAAATGGCAAATGCCCCATCAGCCTTTGACTCCCATACATATCTGAATGCAGAAATTTGTTAAATCACTAATAACATTCCCATTACATCAATAATCATTAATCAACAAATTCACATGAGAACGTACTGTTTGTCGTCGTTATGCTTGCTGATGACCTCAACATAGTCAGCTACAAGATAGACCGAGTAAAACCCAACACCAAATTGTCCAATCAGATTAAGGTCTCCACTTGTCTGCATCTTCTCAACAAAGGCTGTTGAGCAAAAACAAGTTAGTGAACAGTAAAGAGAACTCCACGAACACTGCTAATCTTGTATCTACCAGATAGATTACCTGAAGTTCCAGATTTAGCTATAGTTCCCAAGTTCTTTATTAAATCCTCCTTAGTCATTCCTATACCTCTGTCACGAATGGAAagaattttcttttctttatccAGTTTAATCTGCAATAAACAATACAATCATCAGAACAGCTTTTAAAAGAGCAACTTCCTCACActagcaaccaacagagtctACACAAACAACGGACACAAATAACCGACCTGGATCTCAAGCTTAGCGTTATCACCTTCCCCAAGTACCTCCTTGTCAGTAAGTGACAAGAACCTAATTTTGTCCAGCGCCTGAACGAAATAGCATATTAACTTAGAATAAATCATTTACATATCATGCCGAAGATCACCAAAAAAACTTAGAACGTGCTTACGTCTGATGCGTTCGAGATCAGCTCCCTCAAGAAGATGTCCTTGTTACTGTAAAGGGAGTTGATAATGATGTCCATAAGCCGGGAGACCTCAGCCTGGAACTCAAATTTCTCCGCATCAGCTCGCAGAGTTTTCCTTGACATAGACTCAGATTCCCTGGATCACATAATGATATAGTGCTCAATACAATGAACATACAAAGAAGTTGAAGGCACGGAATCAGGGCGAAACAAACGAAATAAATCAACAACTTGGAAACCTTTTAACAACATCAGAATCGGTGGATAAACCGTGTGGAATAGCACCAAATTTTTCCTCAACCTTTGGCGGATCAACAGGGACGTCAGATTCAGCTTCCGCATTTGCTTGTATCCTCCGACCTATTGAGTAAATAAATCAGGCTTCCGAATAAAGCAGTAATATCCATGTTCCACTAAACAATTCAATTAAACAATCATTCAACTACGTAATTCCTTAAGCAATCATGTCATCAAAATTTCAAGGCAGCTCCAGACCAAAAATGCCTCACAAAATTCAACCCTGAGGTAACTTTATTATCTAACTATTTAAAAACATTTTACAGTCTTAATacacataattaaaataaaattccaTAAGATCTCAAGACAAATGCTGATTCAAACACTATAAAGTATTGTAAGTGGCGGAGTGACCATCATTCATTCACGTCAAGCCATTTATTATTCCGATTTGTTAAACATATAAGGGCAATAGAGCTAGATCTCTGTTAAGTATAATGGAAATGAAAATTTCAGTAAGCTAAAGATAAACCCTAAGTTACCTTGATCTGGAAGAAGGAATAAAAGGCATAACAGAAACAGAACGGAAGGGATCGTCCACTTCCTCATTTGTATTCCACTCTCGCAATTCAGTAACCAAAGAAAaagattttgaaaatttggattCCGAATCGCACTATTTTTAGTGAGTGACTAATATAGTGAGCTTGTCGCCGTATGTATCACGAGTTCGATACTGATTGATTCTGTTTCGCCAGCGTGGATGATCTGACGGTTATAGTGAGTTCTATTATACGTGGCATGCTTTTATTGGTTTCTGTCGCCTCATGAGACGTGGAGAACACCTTTGTTCTGGAAGACTCTATAGGTCAACGCTAAGGAAGACCTGGTTTCTATCTGGTGCGATGAGGTCCATAGAATAGATCTTAGTTAGATAGCCAATAAGGAATTATTTACCGTAGCACCTACGTCTGATAGCCACGTGGTTTCTTTCATTGGCAAGTGTGAACGGTGTAAGGTCAATAGTCAAGAGAATGAAGTAATGAACTAACGCCAATTGTTTTCTATTAGGAAAATGGCAAAATATATCCTTCTATTTTCGGATATTATCTATATTTGACCTTCGTTATATTATCCGATCAAATATACCATAATTGTTATACTATCCGGCCAAATTTATCCTTATCATcagcaaatttttaaaaattaccaCTTGATCTGTTAGGTAATCCAAAATCTCTtaatttccttttatttaaatcatttGTTATTCTTCTTGCTTCactattttcaaaaattactattgatgtgaatgaTAAATATAttagactatacaaattattcatggaTATTTTTAATTGTCATTGCACCCACTTTTCTTCTGTGATAATGGGTTTGgaattggtttaaaattttatttatttttcaatcatatacacaccgtagaattcaatgggtctatttattgtgtattatatgctCCGGGATAGGGGTACTCTATCCTtcctagaccccacttgtgagattttattgttttgttgttgtatattcaaatatattttatttttttaagaggggttgctctgatgatAAGCAacttccacttccaaccaagaggttatgagttcgagtcaccccaagagcaaggtggggagttcttggagggaaggatgctgagggtctattggaaacaaccctctacctcatggtaggtgtaaggtctgcgtacacactgccctccccagaccccactagtgggattatactgggttgttgttgttgttgtttgttgttaaTATATGGTTtgatcgactaacttaagagtgcacaatgCGTAGGCATTTGATTAAAATAGTTGAATTTGACAATGTAAAGTCTCCaagaaacttcaacttctatcactaatacttgcaaaacCTCCATACCTTTGGTGCAACGAAATCATTAAAGTTGAGGTGTTGTAAATACTTTTGAAATTTAGACAAGTTACATAATTTAGATTcttcaatttactatactttgtttactAACCGTTGTATTATTTTAATAGTTCTTTCTcttaattttttttcaattaagAAAGCAGGTAAATGCCAGCTATTTCGAAAATAGTgaataaagaaaaaagaataagTGACTTAATTAAAATGAATTGGGAGATTCTGGATCACCTGACAGACTAAgggataatttttaaaagtttgctgatggTAGTGGTAAATTTGGCCgaatagtataacggtagggatAAATTTGGCGGAATAGTATAACAAAAGTTAGGTATAGACAATATTCGAAAGTAGAGGGATAAATTTGGATGGTAATAGATTAAAATACAATGGATTGTGAAATTTTTTTACAATATCATTGTATATAACTTAAGATATTCTACTTATCATAATCTGCCTATTAATTTTGCAAAATTATACAGAAAAGTTTATCAAGtcatttattattcttcttttgCATGGAAATTCAATCAAAGATGGAAGAAGATGTAGAAGTAACCACTAATGTTTGTGTTAGGATatactgtctacatcacacctctTGAAAGTGCGGCCCTTCAACGGACTGTCTATTGGAAGTACGATCCTTCCCCGGACTCTACGTGAATGTAGATGCTTTGTGCTCCGAGCTATCTTATTTACAGAAGAAGATGTAGAATCACGTAGCGTACTTGTGACCTGGTTATCTTGGTTGAATGATGATCGAGAATATTAATAAAACAGGATAAAGACGAGACATTCTTCTAAATTTCTATGGTGTAAATGAGAGATTACAGTTACATGTAAGTTTTCTGTGGTAGCAATAACCTATGAAACTTGACGAGAATAACAAGTTAAAACAACATTTGGAAACAATGAAACCTAGCATCTACTCTTCTTTGGCCAAGTCATCTCAAGAAGCATATTACATTCAGAAATCATGTctttattcagctatattatgccCCTCCCCACAAAAACAATAAGGATCTCCTCCTACCTTGAATTTACCTATTGCTATAAAGACACTGATCCCATCAGAGAAAAACAAGATACATAAAGTTTACTTCCACGACGGTGGATGAAGTTTAAAAGGGTAAGGCTCCCAACCACCATCCGGTTCTTTGCGTTTCTCACCAGCAAGTGAACTGGTTGAGGGTTGTGAGCTGGTCCTTAAGTGTTCATCCATCGACCTGGCCTGTCCTTGCGTGAAAAACTGCCTCAGACCTCCGAGGTCTCTATTTCCTCCCTCAAGTATCAAGCCAGTATTGAGATCCAGACCACTCCTTGGTGGACCGACCCCATTTGAAACAGGTGTACCAGCCATGCTTATAAGGAATGGTTGTTGAGCGAATGACGGTGGTATTGCTGAAGCAGAGCCAACAAGTTGAGGGACCATAGGCGCACCTCGGGAATCTACCATGTAAGGAATAGGGCCACCGGGTCCATACATTGCTGAGGAGAACGGGATGGGAGGACCTGGTGCAATTCCATTGTAACCAAATGCAGGAGAAGGGGTATATAGAAATGGAGGTCCCATTCCCAAGACACCTCCACTTCTTGCAACACTAAGATCAACTGTATTTTCTGCTGTCCTGCCATTTGGGAACGGAAAGAATTGAGGAACATCTTCACGCTTGACCTCTACCTTCATGCCCATAATGGATACTACAGGATTACCCGATTTTATCCCTCCGAATGCGCTAATATTTTGAGATGGTTTCTTGAAGTAGGATAGATCTGAAGAATTGTTGAGAAACGACGGTTGGTCATTTAGATCAAAGTTCCGCGATGAAAGATGCTTggacgatgatgatgacgatggagATTGACTCCAATGGCCATTCCTATCTGAGAAGAGCCTTCCCTCCATCCGCCAATCTGATGGTGCCTCACCCTCCTCACTTGCACAGTTGAGATCCAATTCCACTCTTTCTGATTTTTTGGGGCTAGCTTCAACAGAAGATTCCCCTGAAGGAAGCGCAGATGGTAATGGAACCTGTTTGACAGTGAAAAGTTCTGCTGATTTGTCATTTCCACCTTCAGCTACGTTAAGATCGATATCAAGCCAACCTTGCTGTTGCTTTTTGCTGCTACCATTCCCACCAGAGGAAACAGCCTTGGCACTTTCAGGAACCCGGCGAGGTGATGCTGGCCGAAATGCACTGGTTGAAGCGGATCCTTTCCATCCAAGAGCCCCTTCAAATTCCAATGGAGCAACAGGCATCCCAGGGGCAGCTGTTGCCTTCGAAGCAGAAACAACAGAGATGCAGGTAGATATGGGATCTTCAAGGTGATCTATATCGTCTGAGCAAACCTCAAGATTCAGATCAAAATCACACAGACCCTTCTCAGCATTGGCGTCAAGATCAGTACCCTGAGAGGATTCCAGCTTTACTTTTTCATTTTTAGGTCCAGTTTCTGAGTTAGTAATTGAAGCCTCGGTCGAAAGTGTCATTCCTCTTGGTACTTGCTTCTTAGAGCTCTCAACCTTTTGGCATTGTGTAGCACTCATAGAATCAGGGCTATCAGGCTCATGAATTTTACTCTCCTGTATTTCCTCAGAACTGCAACTCTGAACTTCTCTCTCCACCTCTATGGCAACTTGTCGAGCAACTTCCAGAGGATCTATAATGCCATAATCGAATTCAATATCACATTTCTTGCCAATCACACCACTGTCTTTACTGACTGTTTGTGGTTCTCCAAATTCAGAGTCACTTTCCGAATCATCTGCACTTTCATCACTGACCTGCTTGTCATCCCCATTAATGAGATCTACCTTTGACAAAATAGTTCCTAAATCTTTGGGACATTCCAGACTATGATCGCTGGAGGAGTTGTGCAATCTGTCGATGTTGTATTTTCTGTCTTTAGCACCAAGCACCATGGGACTTCTGCTATGATTTGTAGGTCTGCTGCTATCATCCATCAATGTCTTTCCCTCAGAAATCACCACTGATGCATCATCAGAAGGGGATTTTCCTCTGTAATTAACTTCATCCTTGATATCAGTTTGTCTTTGTAAATCTGAACCATTGCCAGCATCTGAAGTTTCTCCTGCATCAGTACCTGAAGAACTAGTTTTCTCCTCCAATGGTTTCGACGACGCTGAGTCCAACTTCTCAGAACTTCTTCCTTCTTGAGTGTGGTTTGCACAATTAACAGACTCCGAAACAGGAACCCCTGTCTGCCTATCAAGAGCACCATGAGCTAAACTTGCAGAACTGCACGTATCAATTGCACTGATCGCCTCTGCATGATACGTTGAGGATTCCACCTTCTGATCTTCACCAACAGGCTTTAATAGAGGAGACTGCTGATGCCCATCCTTCACGGTTGAATGCTCCAAATTTTGGTCAGATGTCTTGGTATCGTCAACCCCAGAAGAATTACCAACATCAGACCTTGAAGATAGCATAATATTATTGCTAACATTTTCCTCACACTTTTCTTCTCCAGAACCTCCTCCAGAAAGAGAGACGTTCTCTGGAGAAGGTTCTAACTGTCCATTTTCTCCGACGACATTTTCAATTACTCTCGTCCCACCATCAACTGACGTCTGTGGTTTTTCACAACCGACTGAAACTGCACCATTATTTTTTTCTCTCTCCCAAATATCAAACAGTGCACGAGCCCTCTGTTGCACCTTAGAGCTCTCATGGTCAAGGAGGCTTTTCACAGTAACCCTGATTCCAGAAGAAACTGATTTCTCTAAGTCTACATGAAGCCTTTCAACCGCTACCAGTAGCCGAGTGATCAACTCTTCTATGTTGTCACTCGTCTCATTGACAAAATTCTGAGCATCCTTTAACCAACTGTCGATAAAGCAGAGTCCATCTAGCTGGATAAAGAGTTCAAGACACTCTTTATTCTCAGTTGCAGCAATTGCGCTAGCAACAGCAGACCATTGCCTTGTTATTTCACCAGCATTCTTGACAACACAAACTTCTTTCTGCATTATAGAGACTAGATCCTGAACTCGAGCAGGAGCTGTAAGCCCATTACTCATCTCAGTCAGGGTGAAAAAGTCCTCGAGTGTCATAATGTATTATTGGCTCACAAGTTAAGACTCCCAAGAAGCAAAGTGACTCTGGCAACATGATACTACACTGTCCTTCATATCTGGAAAAGATAATGCTAACGTAGAGGAATTTCCAGCAAGCTTCCCCTGCAGAAGATTTAaaaatgacccaaaatattaatCAGTAAACGTAAGAGATGAAGCTTTTTTATTATAAATGAAAAGCAGACGTATATCAATTTCACATGCGATTATAACAAATAATATACTCGGCACATGCAACAAGTTATTGATTTGACCTAAAAGTCATAATTTGCAATCCTTTATTACGAAGCAACCCAGTCAAAGCAAGCAAAATAGAAAGCTCAATTTCCCTACAAGGTGGCAACACTACATTATGGTTAATGATCCTACATCACCAAAAAGATTTCACAGTTCCGAAAATACAGGACACAAATACTGTTCATTTGCTTTTCAATGAATATAAATTTCTTCGCGAATTGAGTTTGAGACACTAGCATCTACCACAATATCAGCTCCTGGGGCATCAGAACAAAAAAAATCCTTGTTTTTTCAATTAAACAAAGTATGTTTGCATAACAGTTACAGAGCTTCTACTTATACCCCTTGGTTAGCTGGCTCAACCCCGTTGGCGCATAGAGCCCCTTCAAGCTCTTCTATTTAGCCAGTAATACAGATCAGGCAAATATACAGTAAAAGGAAgactttcttctttcttttagtTTCACATCTTTCTCCCGTTCCAGAAACTTCTTTATGTAGTGGCAGGTCCATAAAAACTCTCTTTACATCTAAAAGAAGCAGAGATGTCACTAAAATTTCATAGAATGGTTAGGTATTCAATTCAAGAAATATTAGGAAAACTTGGTGTCGACTAAAATGCTGTGCAACCAAAAGCAGTCCTTACAAATTGACCAAATTCTTCCAAACTAAAGCTTATGCTGCAGCTAGAAATTGGGTTGGAGGAGAAGCTATTCAAGAACCATCGACTAATGGGTTCAGGAAGGTGAATAACCTTCTCATTCCTCATGCAAATTTTGCACCCAAATCAACAAAGAGCATCATTTGCACGTAGCAAATCTTACTAGACTCATACTCACTCAAAGCCACGAACTAATGGGTAAAAAAAGAGGTGAATGACCTTCTCATTCATCATGCAACTTTTGCACCCAAATCCACTATGAGGATCATATTCACCACATTGCTCTAAACCTCATAATCTCCACAAGTTTACGCAAATCATTGTAGAAACGAAATCAAAATAACACTTGATAACCCTCAAAGAAGAATAGTTGAGACTGCATGCCTGTTATTATGAAGCCATCGGCAGATGAAACTATGTCATACTAAACTGGGAAAACACTGACTGGGAAATTGGTGGGTAACGGATAACCAACTATGCAATACCAAACTGCTCAAAAGCTGCTCAATTATGCATTATATGGACAATTTTGCTGGAGAGAAATTCTGATGGAAAATAGGACATACTTCATATGTAAAACATTTAGATGCCTCGTGAatctttactctttttttttttggataagtcCTCATGAATCTTTACTTTTGGAGCAAGCCGAGCACTTCCCCCGGTGGATTTAGGTTTATCTCTGATGTCCCACGGAGCGACTAGTAGCATTCTATCATTATATCGGGCACCAATTCGGCTGATATTACTAGCACTGAAGTTTTGAATGATATCACCGCTCTTTTTGAGCAACGAATGGAAGTGACAACTGATTTAGAAAATCTGATGGACTTAATGCATTCCTTCAATATCTAGGAGTTATCCTCTATGTTTTTACACAAAGTAGTCAAAAGCGAAAGGCGCGGACGCCAAAATATATTGAGGCTTTAAGAAAATGGAAATAAAGCGTAGGCTTTAATGAACAAAACTCTAGTGAAGAAAAAATACAACAAATGTATATTTAATGCAACAAAAAATTACTACAAACACAAAAATTAACTATTTGGATAAAAGAATTGAAATAATCAAATAACTATACTAAATGAAATACATGAAGTAAAAATCATGTCAGTCAAGTTTCCGAACCATTTTAAATTTCTGATTATATGAAGAGATGTAGTTTTATATTTTATGGAACTAGTTTTTTACACTAATATTTTAATTAGAAAATTCTTAATCACTACAAGTTCATTCATAACGGTTTCTAATTTTACTAGTTCTGATTATATTTATTGTCTAGTAGTGCCCTCTCAAAGGAAGAACCCATCAGTGACGAGGCACATGCTTTAACACCTTAGCACC
The DNA window shown above is from Nicotiana tomentosiformis chromosome 8, ASM39032v3, whole genome shotgun sequence and carries:
- the LOC104092380 gene encoding uncharacterized protein, yielding MTLEDFFTLTEMSNGLTAPARVQDLVSIMQKEVCVVKNAGEITRQWSAVASAIAATENKECLELFIQLDGLCFIDSWLKDAQNFVNETSDNIEELITRLLVAVERLHVDLEKSVSSGIRVTVKSLLDHESSKVQQRARALFDIWEREKNNGAVSVGCEKPQTSVDGGTRVIENVVGENGQLEPSPENVSLSGGGSGEEKCEENVSNNIMLSSRSDVGNSSGVDDTKTSDQNLEHSTVKDGHQQSPLLKPVGEDQKVESSTYHAEAISAIDTCSSASLAHGALDRQTGVPVSESVNCANHTQEGRSSEKLDSASSKPLEEKTSSSGTDAGETSDAGNGSDLQRQTDIKDEVNYRGKSPSDDASVVISEGKTLMDDSSRPTNHSRSPMVLGAKDRKYNIDRLHNSSSDHSLECPKDLGTILSKVDLINGDDKQVSDESADDSESDSEFGEPQTVSKDSGVIGKKCDIEFDYGIIDPLEVARQVAIEVEREVQSCSSEEIQESKIHEPDSPDSMSATQCQKVESSKKQVPRGMTLSTEASITNSETGPKNEKVKLESSQGTDLDANAEKGLCDFDLNLEVCSDDIDHLEDPISTCISVVSASKATAAPGMPVAPLEFEGALGWKGSASTSAFRPASPRRVPESAKAVSSGGNGSSKKQQQGWLDIDLNVAEGGNDKSAELFTVKQVPLPSALPSGESSVEASPKKSERVELDLNCASEEGEAPSDWRMEGRLFSDRNGHWSQSPSSSSSSKHLSSRNFDLNDQPSFLNNSSDLSYFKKPSQNISAFGGIKSGNPVVSIMGMKVEVKREDVPQFFPFPNGRTAENTVDLSVARSGGVLGMGPPFLYTPSPAFGYNGIAPGPPIPFSSAMYGPGGPIPYMVDSRGAPMVPQLVGSASAIPPSFAQQPFLISMAGTPVSNGVGPPRSGLDLNTGLILEGGNRDLGGLRQFFTQGQARSMDEHLRTSSQPSTSSLAGEKRKEPDGGWEPYPFKLHPPSWK